CCATATTGTGGTggtaataaatgatattttatgctctttatgataaatttaatggcAAGTGGTAAGTGATTATCAAACGAATGATGGATTTTGATAAAAGCATTTAAATGTATGTTCGCCAACATATTGCCCATCATCAACCAGGCATTTGCGGTAAAAGGGAAAAGAGCAAGTATAATATACCCCCGGATGTGATGTTGTAGGAAAATGCGATGAGTGATGGCCTACTGACATACTTGGATTCTCATGTTACATCTTTTCGCTTTAATTACTTCTGCtggttgaataaaataaaaaaaaaatttaaaaaaaacgtacaagctccaaaaaaaatttataaaacacacatttttttgttcttcttGCAAgattaaatacataatttaaatatttaatttataaataaataaattaaatatttaatatgtatGATGCAACTGCTGGTAGACATTAATCATTTTGATCAAGTTAATTCACGtcacaaattattaattgattagcGTATatgctttttattaaatatatacaaatatatatatgtagtgcATCATAATCCGGGacgcttattattattattattattattattatcgttaaataaattgaagttaaaaCACGTAATAAATGTGACTCACTgtgaacaaaagttatttagtatgtgctttatattattatagcGCGTATATTTTACGCATATCGGTTTCTCACTCGAATTCGTATCGGTTCAAGTCAACATCAATAGATTTTACGATCCGTTCTACGTCATTGCGCTCAATCGTCCAATCCCAAgcattactatttaattttacgacCACTTTTTAccataacattttattttatattttcttttcttttcttttttttttttttttttttttttttttctatcacaATAAATTCTCTTatcgaaaattgaattttttgctGTTAAAATTTTGTGTGTAGATATTCGATGCATCCGATAATTGCTTGttggtattaataataaaatagctaAAACTTGGTACCAAGCGTAATGAATGTAATGGACGTGCTCTACGTTTTGTTGagatactaaatttttatggacCAACAATAACTTTGTAAAAACTCTGGTCGTTTGCAAAGGGCAGATTGATAAATAACATTGAccaagttttaaataaattaactttgatatcaatatatttaatcaaatttataacttaactTTCAGTCGGTCGGTTTGTTTGCATGTATGGGCGTCAGATAAAATCTCGAATACCCaatcaatcgattttctttcttttaaattacctGGTTAATTACTGCTggcaaattaattaagttttatgaTTTCATGACGTCAGACAGGGAaccataaaaatgtttattattattattttatttaaattaaaatttatgaatttttcagtTGTTGGGATTTATTCAACAACCAATACCATACAGTTGCATGACTGAAGTGTATGCAGTAACAAGATGGGATATAGCAGATAAATATTGTTTACGAATCGTTTTGCCAGATGGATCATTATTACTTCAAGCACGTAATGCTTATATCAGAAATCAATGGTATCATTCAATTCTTTGGAAGGTAATTAttcgtttatatatatatatatatatatatatatatattgatagtGTTGTACTGGAAGTAgttgattaataaatgaaattatttacagaaaaatatattcaagtaTCAGCATACAATCTCGGTGAACCCaaaaaaagatataattcTTAAAGAACTTAAGTCGATGGTAGAATTTGCCCTATGGACTCCTTTGCAACACGAACGAATAAATGCAACGCCTTTGGAAGCAGTGACAAAGCTTTTAGACGGTTCGCTGTTGGAAAAAATGAACGAGAgccaaaataatataaaggaGGATGAAGAGTTATGTGAAATGGCAAGTTTCAACGAGCAAAGGAACTGGGCGGAAGCTGTACTGGCAGTTGCTGCTCCACTTTTAGAAAAAGTAATACCACATCCATCGTTGGCTAAGGCGTTATCGAAGCTCACTCAGCAGTATCCGAAATCATCTATTGTACCAGCAATAACCCCTGCAATCACCCGTTACCTAAAGCATAGTGTTGAATTTTCTAATACTCCAGAAATGCGAAACCTCGTTCAAGTATTTATATACGCTCTTTATCAAAATGACGGCGAGCAGTCAGTCAGGGATTACATTCGTTATGTTCACGGTCCTGGCAGCGGTTGTCCGCACCTTCGAATTAtacctaatttaattaatgcgTGCAATGGTGCAATATTTAAtcggtaaatatttttttttctttttaaacttttacttaaatatttaaaccatcaattacttaatttattttttttagctttgtAACTCCTAAGACCGGTCTTAACATCAGCCAACCTCCACTAATTCTGCCGTTAGACAGCTATTTTTTAGCATTGATAATAATGTAAGTcttgttataattaattataataaatataaattacatattattttatatattaaataaaaaaataattatagatcGGAATACTATGATTCGAGAAAGTTTCTAAGTTCAGTATTACAACCAGTACCGTTTCCCGATGATACattgataaataaacagtTTCAAGAGGCAATAATGAATGTTGTACTGTGTCGAGTGGCTCAAGACACACGTTGTGACGTTCACCGGATGGTCTTACCAATGCGTGAGGAACGAAAAGGATGGATATATGTCGTAGCTCCGTCCAATCCAACTTGTCCTGATGATGGTACTCTGTTTGGAAAAatggttattatttaattaattaaactaaaacaaaccattttttgtaaataaatatataaataaataaataaataaatttagttgaCAACTCTGCTGGGGTGCTGCAATCGTCGTAAAAAGTTTATCCATTCGTTATTCAAGAAAACTGAAAGTTCATGTTTGCTTATGGCAATAAGAGGATGCGATGCAGCCCAAGAAGCTCTTTGTCTCATGCTAGAGTGGCGTATTGTCACCAAAGAGGAAGACAAGGTTCAAGCTATCTCAGCACTGCAGTCAACTCCTTCGGGTAAAGAACGTTACTTAGCTCTCTGTCAACGGCAGACCAATCTCCAGGAattggtaataattaattattataactcaacttattattttaattatctatatattttttatataaattcatgtatttattattattgttattgttaaagCAACAAAAAGGTGGTCCAAAGAAATTAACTCTTCCGGTACGAGCTACGGATGCTGACGTAGCACAGGTACTGGCTGATGGTGCTTTTGGTGATTTAGAGAGTCTCACTTTGGCATTTACTTCAGTAACATCTGCATGCGCTGAACAACTTATAAAACTACCAGCACTTAAATCTCTTAACTTATGGGCGACCCAATTTGGTGATGCCGGACTCCAGATGATAAGTGAGCATCTTCAAAAACTTCAAGTCCTCAATCTTTGTGAAACACCTGTTTCTGACAAGGGCATATCTACTCTAACATGTaagtatttgtttaaaaataataataataataataataataataataataatgaataattatttatttattttttctatctaGCTCTTAAAaatcttcaaaaattaaatttaaacagtaCCAAGTTGTCTGCTCAGACATATGAGTTGCTCAAAAAAAGTTTGCCATCTCTAAAAGAAATTGACGTACGTTATACGGAGGCCTGGTGACCCGAACCCATGCTTCCAGCTCCCAAGATAAGAAAATGGAATAATAATTCACGcaataatattgttaataataataatgaagtttATGAAAATCCTAAAagacaattataattttagaattgAATGGACGAATTAAGTttgaatgatttaattattaaatcgcgtgaaagtttttttaataagttttataattCGATGCCAacttaactttatttatttatttttttaagactaaaaaatttaagttcaagttttttaattaattaataaatatgcggatagtttaatttaataatta
Above is a window of Microplitis demolitor isolate Queensland-Clemson2020A chromosome 1, iyMicDemo2.1a, whole genome shotgun sequence DNA encoding:
- the LOC103577866 gene encoding C-Maf-inducing protein, producing MFCFQRPFTRTSRNTVTTPTTTMGKQQTTKSLSSRFSRRGSEAKSEGSGSSSIQYIDQEISASTSSSTDTLPGIQTDYLESDPLSPDPILLVTADDTTTATPTVTATTVTVNGIQEDVTTTSSPLKQQQQQQQQQLQSQSQLQQEEKQKQKEQKKGNGRWRKKILLRLKTDLPNSNSKNKNTNGSFFSPLLSISTSFSSSAKNTVKSKSLMTRRAVDSKTVKAGAFKASSANDIPSLLNEFNEDEDDDDDDDDYDGDGDVDVDGDGDGDEDEEGEEDDSCEDTEEGSSVPSSPAAAISLAGLPPTQVPSYYSFLSVNGGAMRQETTSTSSPQLSTGATPGSNNERVLPSETAETSSVTEECLPVGMSLKKPDTLDPPSCLPAARSCPNLEQQSTGCSSTSGSSSPSPSPGPAGPRYKPVTEGDIQVCYLNHTRTVVSKILSSKFLRRWETHHLYLNDACLSSKTLLGFIQQPIPYSCMTEVYAVTRWDIADKYCLRIVLPDGSLLLQARNAYIRNQWYHSILWKKNIFKYQHTISVNPKKDIILKELKSMVEFALWTPLQHERINATPLEAVTKLLDGSLLEKMNESQNNIKEDEELCEMASFNEQRNWAEAVLAVAAPLLEKVIPHPSLAKALSKLTQQYPKSSIVPAITPAITRYLKHSVEFSNTPEMRNLVQVFIYALYQNDGEQSVRDYIRYVHGPGSGCPHLRIIPNLINACNGAIFNRFVTPKTGLNISQPPLILPLDSYFLALIIISEYYDSRKFLSSVLQPVPFPDDTLINKQFQEAIMNVVLCRVAQDTRCDVHRMVLPMREERKGWIYVVAPSNPTCPDDGTLFGKMLTTLLGCCNRRKKFIHSLFKKTESSCLLMAIRGCDAAQEALCLMLEWRIVTKEEDKVQAISALQSTPSGKERYLALCQRQTNLQELQQKGGPKKLTLPVRATDADVAQVLADGAFGDLESLTLAFTSVTSACAEQLIKLPALKSLNLWATQFGDAGLQMISEHLQKLQVLNLCETPVSDKGISTLTSLKNLQKLNLNSTKLSAQTYELLKKSLPSLKEIDVRYTEAW